The Candidatus Bipolaricaulota bacterium DNA window GATGATGTGACTACCCGTCTGATGGTCGATTTCATAACCTACTTTTTGGAGGGCTTGCACTGCTTCTCTTCCTGAGATCAATTGGAGCTTTTTCACAACTTGACCTCGACGATTTCTTCTTCGATAGGAGGGGGAATCGGTTCATCGTGCTTCTGCAAGCTTTCCAAGTAGCCTTTAATGGCATCTCTTATATTCACCAGTGCTTCTTCCCGCGTTTTCCCTTGAGAGATGCACCCAGGCAAGGTGGGACATTCAGCGATATACATCCCGTCCTCATCCTGTTCGATAATGATTCGATACTTCATCGTTTCACCTCCTCGACCCTTTTACCCTAGCTCACGAAAAAGGGGATCAACCATCATTTTCGTCTTTCAAGCCCAATCTTTCCAACGCCTCGAAATACAGCTGTTTCCCCTCTTCCACCAGTCGCGCCCGCTTGTCCTTTGGAGTGGTGAAGGCGATGCGACGGATGGGGAACTTCACCATTGACTGAGCTCTGTACTCCAGAAATCCTCCTCGCAATGCAGATAGTATGCTTCGAGCCCAAAGAAAGCCCAATGCCGAATTGAGCAAGGTTAGGCAAAAATAATCGGCATTAGGAACGATGAAAGTTTTATCGTTCGAGAAAAAGCCGTTTGTGTCGAAACCAAAGGTATTCTCTCGGGCGATCACCGGGTACATAATCTTCGGCTTCTCGAAGTCCGCGTAGTAGTCGATCGAGTCTTGGATCTCGTACCACTTGTAGGAGCCTGGTTTCCTCCCCAGCCATGGTCCTTGGGTTGCTGGATCCCAATCCGGTGGTCTCGGAGTAAGCTCGGTTTTGAATTGCTCAAGATGTTTTTTGATCGCTGGATACCGGTTTATATCCACCCCTCGCCGGGTGAAAATCAGATACCGCCCCTTGTACTCGATCTCGTAGCGCTTGATGTCCTCGCCGATGACGAGCGGCTTGATCAACTCGGTGCTCTTCGGATCCGCGGCGATCAGCCGCGCCCGCGTCTCCGCGTCGATGAAGAACGCCTTGTTGAATCCGGTGAGTACACCACGGCGGATCTCGACTTCTCCTAACCAGGCTTTCAGCGGGACGCTCACCCGCTCCATCTTTTCCAGGATCGCGTACTCCTCCGCGCTCATCAACCGCCAGTCAGGACCGGAGATCGCATCCGGAGGGAGCTCGGTAGCTGTCTTCTTCACTAGCTCGGAGAGGGAGCTAAATTCCAGAGAGGAGACCCGCAGGTAGCGTGTCGGGCCGCTGCCTCCCTTCACCGTCAGGACGATGCACGGATAGGCCGATACGTCCGGGAACACAGGCAGATCGTTGAAATCGATCAGCTCGGCAATATGGGTGTTTTCCCCAAGATACTCCCGCAGCGCCTCGCCGTAGGCGGCGCGGATGAACTTGTTGGAGGTGATCATCCCGAATCGCCCATCCCGGCGGAGGAGGCGATGCGCCCTCTCGTAGAAGTAGACGTAGAGATCGGCCGTACCGGTGTAGGTCGCGTACGCGGTCTTGAAATAGGCCTTGTTCTCCGAGAGCTGCTCCTGTCGCACGTAGGGCGGGTTTCCGATCACCGTGTCGAACCCGGGATTGTCAAGCGGGCGGCCGAAACGATCGAAGAACACATCGGGAAACTCGAGCTCCCAATGGAAGAAACGTTTTTCTTTAGCGATCTGCTGCGCTTTGCGAACCACAGACGTGTCTTTTAATTTATTTTCTTTCTCGGAGACAGTGGCTTCAAGTATCCGATAGTAGTCTTCATCGGCTCGCTCGTTACCAAAGTAGAAGGAAAGCCAGATATCTGCTGCCTGCTTATACTTGCTGATCCAGGTATTTATTAGCTCCCATTCTTGCTTTTTCGCTTCGATCTCTGCACGGGAATCACTCGCCGCTGCCTTTATAAACGCAAGGTGGCTGGTGGCCCTCCCAAGATCTTCTATAAGTTGACTCTCCCAAAGGCCCTTGTCACCAAGGCTTTTGTTCTTGGAAGGGGGGCGTTTGAGATCGTTCACCGTGGCTCCAATAAGCGAGTTGCCGGTACGCAGGTGATGATCGAGGAACGAGAGGGGCTTCCCCTTCGCCACGGTGTGAAGCCAGAGCGAGAGCTTGGCAAGCTCGGTCGCGAGCGGGTTCAAATCAACCCCGTACAGGGACCGCACCGCCACCGTCCGTTTCAGCTCCGAGACGGCCTCTTCCATCTCCTTCCCGGTGAGGGCCGCCTCCAGCCCGGCGATTCGGCGGGCGAGGTAGTTGCAAGCGCTCACCAAAAAGTGACCGGAGCCCATCGCTGGGTCGAGGATCTTGAGGTTCAGAACTCGCTCCCGCGCCCCGGCGAGGAGCTTGTTCCTTTCCTTCTGAAGGAGTCTCCGGTTCTCCCCGCGGGCGCGCCGGACCTTCTCGTCCAGGGAGGCGAGTTCCCCCCGCAGCTCCTGCTCGATCTCGTCCACCAGCGGACCGACAGTCTTCTCCACGATGTAGGAGACGATGTATTCCGGTGTGTAGTAGCTTCCCGTCTTCTTCCGCTCCGAGGGGTCCTTCTCCCAGGTGAGGGTCCCGTCCTGAAGGATCAGTCTGTGTTCGAGTAGCCCCTCGTAGATCGAGCCGAGCTCGCGCACGTCGAGGGTGGCGTAGTCGAGGAATCCACGGCGGCCATCGTCCTCAGTGCAGGTGAGGAGCCGGAGCGCCTCTGCCAGGTAGCGGTCGCCGAGTTGGTACTGTTCCAGGAACGGATAGCGGGCCGGGTCGAACAGTCCGCCGTTGTACTCGTAGATCCCGAGCTCTTCACTCCCGCGATGGATGAACCCGAACAGGTCCTTCAACCGCGACCACAGGGTATGGCTCTCTTTAAGCCAATCGTCGCGGGTCGCAACTTCGCGCTTGATCGCGGAAAGGCCTATCTGGTCCCGATAAACCGGGTTACTCAACGGGAGGAGCTCCTTCTCTTCCTCGCTTTCTGCGTACAGCAGAAACAGGAGCCGGTAGAGGAGGATGAGGCCGTTTTCGTGGATCTCCGGAAGGTCGTCCGGACTGAGGGATTCGTTCCCGTCGAGGAACCCCTGACACAGGAGGCGCAGGGCCTCAAAGACGTTCTCCTTCAGTTCGGTCCCGACCTGTTGGGAGTATTTCACGCTCTCAGTCAACGCCTGGTCGAGGAACCCGCCCTCGGCGAAACTCTCCGCCCGGAAGAAGAGGAGGAAGTACTTGAGAGGCTCAGGATCTTCCGCCGTGATAAGCTCCTCCAGATCAACCTCGTAGAAGATATCGAGTTCTGGTACTGTGTCGCGGTGATAGAGCCGCCAGCGCCGGCCGT harbors:
- a CDS encoding type II toxin-antitoxin system HicB family antitoxin, with amino-acid sequence MKYRIIIEQDEDGMYIAECPTLPGCISQGKTREEALVNIRDAIKGYLESLQKHDEPIPPPIEEEIVEVKL
- a CDS encoding Eco57I restriction-modification methylase domain-containing protein — translated: MAKEMEEVKIPYRNSRLFSRDFLAERLPRLQEWKIPSEKLKSAQAQLRDLFTTALPSTSEPALEEELIRPILSEVLGFSYLVQPSRKIFKTHRQPDYALFPDEKTKQAAKAFDGEKKLFEHALAVADAKAWEVDLDAVGPASQMHDYILLSGVRWGLITNGRRWRLYHRDTVPELDIFYEVDLEELITAEDPEPLKYFLLFFRAESFAEGGFLDQALTESVKYSQQVGTELKENVFEALRLLCQGFLDGNESLSPDDLPEIHENGLILLYRLLFLLYAESEEEKELLPLSNPVYRDQIGLSAIKREVATRDDWLKESHTLWSRLKDLFGFIHRGSEELGIYEYNGGLFDPARYPFLEQYQLGDRYLAEALRLLTCTEDDGRRGFLDYATLDVRELGSIYEGLLEHRLILQDGTLTWEKDPSERKKTGSYYTPEYIVSYIVEKTVGPLVDEIEQELRGELASLDEKVRRARGENRRLLQKERNKLLAGARERVLNLKILDPAMGSGHFLVSACNYLARRIAGLEAALTGKEMEEAVSELKRTVAVRSLYGVDLNPLATELAKLSLWLHTVAKGKPLSFLDHHLRTGNSLIGATVNDLKRPPSKNKSLGDKGLWESQLIEDLGRATSHLAFIKAAASDSRAEIEAKKQEWELINTWISKYKQAADIWLSFYFGNERADEDYYRILEATVSEKENKLKDTSVVRKAQQIAKEKRFFHWELEFPDVFFDRFGRPLDNPGFDTVIGNPPYVRQEQLSENKAYFKTAYATYTGTADLYVYFYERAHRLLRRDGRFGMITSNKFIRAAYGEALREYLGENTHIAELIDFNDLPVFPDVSAYPCIVLTVKGGSGPTRYLRVSSLEFSSLSELVKKTATELPPDAISGPDWRLMSAEEYAILEKMERVSVPLKAWLGEVEIRRGVLTGFNKAFFIDAETRARLIAADPKSTELIKPLVIGEDIKRYEIEYKGRYLIFTRRGVDINRYPAIKKHLEQFKTELTPRPPDWDPATQGPWLGRKPGSYKWYEIQDSIDYYADFEKPKIMYPVIARENTFGFDTNGFFSNDKTFIVPNADYFCLTLLNSALGFLWARSILSALRGGFLEYRAQSMVKFPIRRIAFTTPKDKRARLVEEGKQLYFEALERLGLKDENDG